A portion of the Brachionichthys hirsutus isolate HB-005 chromosome 6, CSIRO-AGI_Bhir_v1, whole genome shotgun sequence genome contains these proteins:
- the rgs14b gene encoding regulator of G-protein signaling 14, which yields MAKNCNAGGIFVGLMIQAVSDGELNMSARGCGGSSSSLPGTPAGEAGPTNSVLSWAVSFEKLLEDPCGVDYFTSFLRSEVSAENILFWQACEKFRKIPATSLDELKAEAGSIYGTYLSDSAPYSINIDDTAKTEDRDLEQPTPDMFNNAQAQIFKLMKMDSYRRFVRSALYQRCTLASVDGKDLPQPMRLGSWEDVAKRSPTLCDKKKLLDLPSEKRHQKTGSWGELSVKSSSSVELGSIDRQMESNRFSPRSAEQGGGLIGVEGGYCCVFLPDGSASLAPARSGQTIKDMLSSLCEKRGFPLKDVIIYLHGKEKQPLSLDQDCSVLRDQQVSLELRVTFVLEIAFTGKTMGIMVKSSKTLQDALSAVLQRHHLKQHEASVTIVGSDEPVSMTSTAFRLANKTLRLDKAKGGRGISRASGAAAATQAGPLTAGGPEARQQLQTERAKMPSKNRDIDGFLDMLTRAQCYRVDDQRGLLTKEQLEIPVFLQLTSEQRQDMDEVKTTSSSAADRKEGETALTAGLAGVAEETPDASKDSRETAV from the exons ATGGCTAAGAACTGCAATGCTGGAGGCATTTTTGTTGGCCTCATG ATCCAGGCAGTGTCAGATGGAG AGTTAAATATGTCTGCAAGGGGCTGTGgcggcagcagctccagcctTCCCGGCACTCCGGCCGGAGAGGCAGGCCCGACCAACAGTGTGCTGAGCTGGGCCGTCTCGTttgagaagctgctggaggacccCTGCGGAGTCGATTACTTTACA TCCTTCTTGAGGTCAGAGGTGAGCGcggaaaacattttattctggcAGGCGTGTGAAAAGTTCAGGAAGATCCCAGCCACCTCATTGGATGAG CTGAAAGCAGAGGCTGGCTCCATCTATGGCACGTACCTGTCTGACAGCGCTCCCTACTCCATCAACATTGATGACACGGCCAAGACGGAAGACAGAGACCTCGAGCAGCCCACGCCCGATATGTTCAACAATGCTCAAGCGCAG ATCTTTAAACTAATGAAGATGGACAGCTACAGGCGCTTTGTGCGCTCCGCTCTCTACCAGCGCTGCACCTTGGCAAGCGTGGACGGGAAAGACCTTCCTCAGCCGATGCGCTTGGGATCCTGGGAGGATGTGGCCAAAAGAAGCCCCACATTATGTGACAAGAAG AAGCTGTTGGACTTGCCGTCGGAGAAGCGGCATCAGAAAACTGGATCCTGGGGAG aactttCAGTCAAGTCGAGCAGCAGCGTGGAGCTCGGCTCCATCGACAGGCAGATGGAG AGCAACAGATTCAGTCCACGCTCTGCAGAGCAGGGTGGCGGACTAATAGGGGTGGAGGGAGGCTATTGCTGCGTCTTCCTCCCTGATGGCAGTGCCTCCCTGGCCCCCGCACGTAGTGGACAAACGATCAAAGACATGCTGTCCAGCCTGTGTGAGAAGAGAGGCTTTCCGCTGAAAGACGTCATCATATATCTGCATGGCAAGGAGAAG CAGCCCTTATCGCTGGACCAGGACTGCTCCGTGCTGAGAGATCAGCAGGTCTCTCTTGAGCTCAGGGTGACGTTTGT GCTGGAGATCGCTTTCACTGGCAAAACTATGGGGATCATGGTGAAGTCCAGCAAGACGCTGCAGGACGCCctctctgctgtgctgcagcgGCATCATCTCAAGCAGCACGAAGCCTCGGTCACCATC GTTGGAAGCGATGAGCCTGTGAGCATGACCAGCACCGCGTTCAGGCTGGCCAACAAGACGCTACGCCTCGACAAAGCCAAAG gaggaagaggcattTCCAGAGCCAGTGGTGCAGCTGCCGCCACACAG GCAGGACCGCTGACTGCTGGAGGTCCGGAGGCTCGGCAACAGCTGCAGACGGAACGAGCAAAGATGCCCAGTAAGAACCGCGACATAGATG GGTTTCTAGACATGCTGACGAGGGCTCAGTGCTACAGGGTTGACGACCAGCGAGGACTTTTGACTAAAGAGCAGCTGGAAATCCCGGTTTTTCTGCAGTTGACATCTGAGCAGCGGCAGGACATGGACGAGGTCAAGACAACCAGCTCCTCCGCTGCAGACCGTAAAGAAGGCGAGACGGCCTTAACTGCAGGTTTGGCTGGGGTTGCAGAGGAAACTCCTGATGCTTCCAAAGACTCGAGGGAAACggcagtttga